The sequence AAAAAACAGCAAAAGATCTTATGATTATAGACACCGCAGGTCGTCTCCATATTGATGAAACGCTCATGGACGAGCTTGTGCGTACCAAAGACGCTGTTAATCCAGATGAAATCCTTTTCGTAGCAGATGCTATGACCGGACAGGACGCTGTGACTGTCGCCAAGACCTTTAATGACAAGCTGAACGCCACAGGCATCATCCTCACCAAAATGGACGGGGACGCAAGAGGCGGCGCGGCGCTCTCTATCAAGGAAGTTACGGGCAAACCCCTTAAATTCATAGCCATAGGCGAAAAACTGGAAGACTTTGAACAGTTCTATCCGGACAGAATGGCATCCAGAATCCTCGGCATGGGCGACATTGTCTCCCTTGTTGAAAGAGCTCAGGACGCCATAGACCCTGATGAGGCGGACGACCTCGCCAGCAAGATCCAGAAGAAAGGTATGGATTTTGAAGATATGCTGAAGCAGTTTAAGATGATAAAACGTATGGGCTCCCTCGAAAGCATTATGCGGCTCATACCCGGACTCTCGGCTGCGGGTCCGATGAACGTGGACGACAGGCAGATTAAACGCATAGAGGCTATCATCCAGTCAATGACTCCTCATGAGCGCAAAAACGCGAAAATCCTCAACTCCAGCAGGAAAAAGCGCATAGCCAGAGGAAGCGGCTCGTCGGTGAACGAAATCAACAAACTCTGCACACAGCTTGAGCAGATGAACAAAATGATGAAGCGAATGAAACAAAAATTAGGCTCCGGCAAAGACCTGAGCAAAATGAATATGAAAGATATTTTTAAAAATATGTAAATCACGGAGGTACATCTAGTGGCAACAAAGATCAGACTCATGAGAATGGGTCGCAAAAAAAGACCTTTCTACAGAATAGTGGTAGCAGACAGCAGAGAGAGAAGAGACGGAAACTTCATCGAAATCCTTGGGTACTACAACCCCGTTACTGAGCCCGCGGAAGTTAAAATCGATGAGGAAAAGGCTCTCAAATGGCTTAAAGTTGGCGCAGTGCCCACAGACACCGCTAAAAATCTTCTTTCAAAAGAAGGTATTATAAAAAAATTCCACGAAACCGGTGCCTGAGTAAATTTATATCAGAAGAGGTGAAGCCGTGAAGGAACTTGTAGAATTCATCGTCAAATCGCTCGTGGACAAACCGGACGCCGTCAGAATCGAAGAAGTTGAAGGGGAAAAAGCTTCTATCATTGAACTTCGCGTGGACAACGGCGACCTCGGTAAGGTAATCGGAAAGCAGGGCAGAACCGCAAAAGCCATAAGAACTATCCTCAATGCCTCAGGCGTTAAGGCAGGCAAAAAAGTGGTTCTGGAAATCCTCGAAGATTAATACCGGAAACATCCTTGTATAGTCAGTCGGCGGGACTGATGATAAAAGGAATACGGCATTTGAACAACAACGGTAATTCAGCCGGAGAAAACTCCGGCTGAATTTTTTCCTTAAAAGCGGCTTCCTCTTTTGAAAACATAAGTCTTTTATATTCCAAGGTTAAAAATGAATTTTATCAGAGTCGGGTTTATAACCGGTTCGCACGGACTGGACGGAACAGTTAAGATAGCTCCCAACACGGATAATCCGCAGATTTACGCGGATATGGAATATCTTATGACCGCCAAAAGCGGAACAGTCAAAGGCTCATACGAAATAACATCCGTACATGAGCACGGCAGCGCCATACTCATGCAGCTCAAGGGCGTGGACACAAAGGAAAAAGCCCAAGCTCTCAAAGGGCTTGAGGTTGTTATACCGGAGAACGTCCTGCCCGAAGAGGGTGAAGGCGATATATACTGGCACAAAATCGACAACGCCGAAGTTGTTGATGAAAATGGAATTTATATCGGAAGACTCACAGATTACCTAGAAACCGGAAGCAACGATGTTTTCGTAATCACCGAAGGCGGCAAAAGCTGGATGATTTCAAACAACGAGCATCATGTGCTTAAAATAGATACAGCAAACAGACGGATCACCGTCGACAGAGCGGGACTTGTAAGTGAAGATATATAACATCCTCACAATCTTCCCGAAAATGTTTGAGTCCGCCCTCTCCTTCGGAGTCGTCTCCAAGGCGGCGGACAAGGGCATTCTTGAAATAAACCCTGTAGACATAAGAGAATGCGCCTACGACAGGCACCGTTCCACTGACGACTGTCAGTACGGCGGCGGACACGGGCTTGTTATGAAAGCCGAGCCGGTTGTGGAATCTGTCAGAGCTGTTAAGGCAAATGACCCTTCCACACGTGTGATCATGCTTGACCCGAGAGGAAAAACCTTCAGCCAGAAGGATGCGGAAAGGCTTCTGGAATATGAAAGCCTCACCTTCATCTGCGGCAGATACGAAGGCGTGGATGAAAGAATCTACGATCTCGTCGTGGACGAATCTATCTCTCTCGGAGATTTCATACTCACAGGCGGAGAGCTTGCGGCTATAACGATAATAGATGCAGTCGCGAGACTTATCCCGGGCGTTCTGGGTGATGAAAACTCTCCCGTTGAAGACTCCTACTCCACAGGTCTGCTGGAATATCCGCACTATACAAGACCCGCTGAATACGAAGGTCTCAGCGTGCCGGAAGTGCTTACTAACGGTCACCACGCTGAGATAGACCGCTGGAGAAGAGAGCAGTCACTCAGACTCACCTTTGAAAGAAGACCGGATCTTCTTCGTGAAGCCCCGCTGAATGATCATGACAGAGCTTTTTTACGCAAACTAACACTTGACAAAATAAAATCCAGAAGGTTATATGTAGCTCTTCTTCATTATCCTATGAAAGATAAGGAGAAGGATGTCGTCGCCACATCCATCACAAATATGGATCTGCACGACATCTCCAGAAGCTGCACCACCTACGGTGTCAGAAAATACTTTGTAGTCACCCCCCTTTCAGCTCAGCGTGAAATCGCAGGCAGGGTCATAGACCACTGGCTGGAGGGCTACGGCGCGACTTACAACGCAAACAGAAAGCAGGCTTTCATGGGCACAGCCCTAAAGGAAAGCCTGATGGAAGTTTTGGAAGAAATCGAGCGTGTGGAAGGGCAACGACCCCGCATTGTTGCCACTACCGCACGAACCGATAGAGCCAATATAAGCTATCCGCAATTGGCGGAAGCCACCCTCAACCAACCATGCCTTCTCATGTTCGGTACAGGATGGGGCTTCACGGAAGATATTTTCCGCATGGCGGATAATATACTCCAGCCTATTGACGGCACAGGTGAGTTTAATCACCTTTCCGTGCGGAGCGCTGTGGCAATAATACTGGACAGATTGAACAGGAACTCAGGAGGTCTGTTGTGAAGAACAAACTGATCGCGTCAATCGAAGCTGAACAGATGAAAAAGGAACTTCCTTCTTTCCGTGCCGGCGATACTGTGAAGGTTAACTTCAGAATCGTGGAAGGAAACAAGGAACGTGTTCAGCCTTACGAAGGACTTGTAATAAGAATCCACAGAAACGGCGCTTCATCCACTTTCACAGTCAGAAAGATGGTGGGCGACATAGGTGTGGAAAGGATTTTCCCTTTCTACTCACCCAGAATCGAAAGCGTTGAGGTTAAACGTGCAGGTAAAGTAAGACAGGCTCGTCTCTACTACATGAGAAACCTCAAGGGCAAAGCTGCGAGAATCAAAGAACGCAGGAAAGGCTTCTAAGCTCCGGCTTGGAAGAAATTAACGAATTTCCGCAAATGCCCGCGATTCTTTTGAGCTGCGGGCGGCTGTAATAAAGAGGATGTAAAAATGAAGAGCTATTGGGCAAAACCTGATGACCTCGAAAAAAAGTGGTTCCTTGTGGATGCTGACGGACTCGTTCTCGGCAGGCTCGCAAGTAATATAGCCATGATCCTTATGGGGAAAAATAAACCCCAGTACACTCCCACTATAGACACGGGAGACTTCATTGTTGTCATTAACGCCGAGAAATTCGCAGTTTCAGGCGATAAAATGGTCAGCAAAAAATACTACAGACACTCAGGCTACATCGGCGGTCTTAAAGAAAGAAGACTTGAAGAAATGCTTGATAAAAAGCCTGAGGACGTTATCAGACTTGCCGTTAAACGTATGCTTCCCAAAACTAAGCTCGGCAGCGCCATGCTTAAGAAGCTTAAAATCTACAGCGGCGAAGCTCACCCCCATGAGGCTCAAACGCCTGAAAAATTAGAGCTTTAGGAGGCAGTTCATGGCTGGATACAACTACGGAACCGGTAGAAGAAAAACCTCTATCGCAAGAGTTTTCATAAAACCCGGAAACGGTGCTGTTACTATCAACGGAAAAGAACCCTCAGCTTATTTCCAGAGGGAGTCACTGATTCAGATCAGCCTTCAGCCCCTTGCAAAACTGAATGTTGAAAAGAAGTTTGACATTCTTGTTACTGTAAAAGGCGGCGGTAAAGGCGGTCAGGCAGGAGCTATCAGACACGGTCTCGCAAGAGCCCTCACTGAATTTGATGCCGAATTCAGAGCTCCCCTCAAAAAAGAAGGCTTCCTCACAAGGGATGCAAGAGCCGTGGAAAGAAAGAAACCCGGTCTTCCCAAAGCAAGGAAAAGCCCTCAGTTCTCCAAACGTTAATCACTGCCAAAAAAAACACTCAGAAGGAGCCGGAAACGGCTCCTTTTTTTTGTGATAGTTCAGAAAAATGAATATCTATGTTGTTTTGCTTCACCCGCAGCAACTCCATTGTCGGAGCTGCAAGGTTTCCCGTGTCATCGCGAACTATTTAATAACATGAAACTGCACATCCTATCAGTTTCATGTACACGCTCGCGGCGGGATAAACCCGCCTTCGCTTCGCACGGCGCAACTCCATCCTTGGAGTTGTATACGTCAGTTTTAATAACATGAAACTATACATCCTGTCAGTTTCATGTACACGCTCGCGGCGGGATAAGCCCGCCTTCGCTTCGTACGGCGCAACTCCATCCTTGGAGTTGTATACGTCAGTTTTAATAACATGAAACTATACATCCTGTCAGTTTCATGTACACGCTCGCGGCGGGATAAACCCGCCTTCGCTTCGCACGGCGGAACCCCATCCTTGGAGTTGTATACGTCAGTTTTAATAACATGAAACTGCACATCCTGTCAGTTTCATGTACACGCTCGCGGCGGGATAAACCCGCCTTCGCTTCGCACGGCGCAACTCCATCCTTGGAGTTGTATACGTCAGTTTTAATAACATGAAACTGTACATCCTGTCAGTTTCATGTACACGCTCGCGGCGGGATAAACCCGCCTTCGCTTCGCACGGCGCAACCCCATCCTTGGGAAGCCGAAGGATCTCACAATTATCCAGCGGCATGATGGACGCATATTAAAAAAAATATTGATTAACCGGCGGAGAAACAGCCGCACATTTTCAAGTCTGTTTCAACAGACAAAAATAATCAGCTTTCTGATTACGTTTATCAATATCCAGACAGACACGGATCCCTGCGGATGCTAAGGAAATATTGGATTTACGTTATTTGAACGCCTGAAAGTATGTAATAATTTTTGTCGAGTTTTCAACAATCCTTATGTGGAAAGCGTGTGGAAAAAAAAGTCTCAACATTACAATAAGTTCTGCTTAACATAACTTAACATGCGTTTTTTCCACATGTTATCCGTAACTTATAACATATTCAATATTACTGCGGGGTTTCCCGTGTCAAGCTTTTTTTTCTCCACAGATTTGTGGAATCTGTATTGAAAATTATGTATGATAAATGTAAAAACCCCTTCAAATCTGGCGTTGAGCTTAAGTGACTCATTTTTAGGCAATCAAAATACGCAAAAAAATAATTACCCTTGTCCTCTAATATTGAGATATTAGAATTATGCGATATTATTAGGTTTTCTAATGATACAATTTTTCATTTAGTTGCATTTCTTTAATGTGTAATTTACCGCTGAACGATGTTGAAACTATGTTGATAATTTTCAGTCCAAAATGCCCTGTATACAGCGATCACAGAATATATCAGATTATATCCTATTGTATCAGCCACATACAATGAGGGCTGATTATCAGGGGGTTTAGCATGTCAAGCTTTTTTTTCTCCACAGATTTGTGGAATAGTTGTTTAAATCAAACTTTTTCATGATGCGGATTTGCTTGTGAAAAGGCTTCCCGCAGATCGGCTAAATTTTAGACAGTTTGAGCCTTCTAAGAAAAATTTTCATTTTTTGGAATCACAGTCAGCAATATTACGCATAATTCCACTCAAAAATACTAAACATCACTTCACGAATACATATTGACAGATGAAGAAAGCTGCTCAGGCTCACGGGGACATGTGCGGTTCGCTAATAAAGAGGGTGTGTTTATTCCATGACACAAGTCAGATCAATTACCTTAAAATCAATTCTCAAAAGCGCTGTGCTGTCCGCAGGCATAGATACCATCGGGTAAACGGAGGTTCTTTTTAAGTCCTAGTTTACGCTGCTTCCGCAAGCGGAGAACGCTCATTCAGCCACGCATAAAAGTGTGGTGTTCTGCCTTCGACCGCATAAAAAAAGCCGCAGGAAGCGGCTGTGGGAATATTGCATTTTTTGAGTGTTCAGTTCAGTCCGAATTCTGCCAAAAGCATATCTATATCGTCCTGCGTGGCTCCGCTTATGCTTTCGCCTGTTTCGTCTTTTTTGGCTTTTATGATGCCGAGTATGGCGCCTATTCTTGCCCCAACTTCTTCAACAGACTTGATCACCTTTCTGAGTTTCTGCTCTGTTATATCCTGAAACTCAAGAGCATGGAGGATGCCGAAACCGAGATTTTCAGCCAGTGATATGTCCGACTCAATATGATCTATGCTTTTCAGCAGTCCTTTGGAATCCTTTTTGTAGACAAGGTCTTCAAAATCCTCAATATCATTGAGGAACTGTGAATAGAAAGCGGTCATTTTGTCTGCCGCCTCCATGAGGTTCATGGTGGCTTCCTCTGTCTTCTCGTTCACCTGCTCAAGGGACTGCACAACAACCGGCATGCTCTCTTTGGACATGACAATCGTGGGGTCAACTTCATCGACCTTGGTTTTAGTATCAAGGATTAATCTGAGGAGCTCGCCGATTTCGCCTTTGATGTCAATGCCAAGATCAACTGCGTCACCGTTGATTATTTTCTTTGAAAGGTGTTTGAGTTCTTCAAGAGAATCCGCTTCAATAAACATCCCTTTCACTGCCTGAGCAGGGGGTTCATCTCTGAATTTGGCAGCCGCAGGTTCGTCTCTGACTTCAAAAGACTCAGCCTCACGGAGAATATCGTCTATATCGTCCGTCTGAACAGTTTCAGGATCATCAAGAGCGACTGTTGTGCTCTGAGCAGTGAGAAGCTCCTCCATGGATGGTCCGAAGAACTCTTCATTAACGGCTTCGGCGGTGTTTTCTTCTGCTTCAGCGACTTCCGCTGCCTGATCAGCGAAGAAAGAGGACACGTTAAACTCCTCTTCCCCTAATTTTTCATTTTTTTTTTCCTGCTCTTTTCTTTGGCGGTTAAGATCGTCAGTCTCTTTTTCCCTTTTCGCAAGTTCCATCGCAATGAGGGCGTCAAGTTCGTCCTGAACCACGTGTCCTTCGTCTCCGCTCACCACATGGTCGCTCTGGCTGAGTGCGTCTTTAAGTATATCTTCAACGTCCGCATCCCCCTCAGCTTCATGGAATTCGGGCGTCAGCTTTTTTTTGTTGAGCTCGTCTGTTTCCTGCTCTCTTTTGGCAAGCTCCTTGGCAATGAGGTCATCAATGCTGTCAAGAGCGTCGTCAGATGAATCATCGTCAGAGGCGGCTTCTTCAGATCCGGTCTCATCCTCATCGGTTATTTCACTTTCAACCGCTTCGGCAACGTCATCATAATTGACAACAGGCTTCGCCTCTATTGCCGCCTGTCCGAGGAACCGTCTTCTCAGATCGCTCTCGGCAACCGCTTTGCCTTCGGCTATAACAGTATCTATATCAAGAAGAATTATAAGCCTGTCATCGTATTTGCAGATTCCCAGAATGTATTCCTGACCGATGGAACCTACAAGAGGAGGGGTGGGGTCAACCATGTTTTTGCTGATGCGGATAACTTCCGTAACCTCATCAACAACAAAACCGATATGTTCTGTATCAAAACGAACGACGATGATTCTCGTCTCTTTATCGAAATCCATTTTGTCGAGATTGAACCTTACCCTGAGATCCACAACAGGAATAACCTTGCCCCTGAGGTTCATCACCCCTAGAACGAAGGAATCAGTCCGCGGGACGGAGGTAATCTCCACTGTGCGGATGATCTCCTGAATCTTGAGAACATCTATGGCGTACTCCTCATCTCCGAGTTTGAGACCTACAAGCTGGATTATCTCTCCTTCTTCAAGTGAATCAAACTCTTCATCCAATCCAGCAGGATTTACCGGCTTAAGATTGCTCATTGAACACCCCTTTACAGCTTTGCGAGAAGCTGCTGTCTTACGTCATCAATGCAGGAGTTCACTTCCCTGCTGACGAGGCTTGTGTAGAAAGGCTTTAAGAGCTTAATGCTCTCGCTTACCTTAACATCATAAGGTATGAAACCTATTTTTTCAATATCTATACTAAGGTATTTTTTCGCAACGGTTTCGAAACCGTAAAAAACATTAAGCTCTTTTTTGGTTTTCAGCATATTCAGGATTATCCCCACCTTATATGAGGAAGCGATCTCCTCCGTTTTCGGCACATAGGCGGGATCAATTTCTCTCACTGCCTCTCTTATTGAGGCGAGGCTGGGGAAGTTCATGCTCTTGCTGCGTATTTTTTTACATATCTCGGCGAAGCGGTAGTCCTTTCTTAAGAGCTGCTCGACTTTTCTGTAAAGAGCTATTTTCAGAAAGCCGTAAGAGTTTTCCAGAGAGGTGGGTTCACTGTTCATTATCATGATTTTTTTATCGGCAGAATTGAAAAAATCTATCATGTTATAACTTGTCCCAGCACCAAGGTCCATTACAACATATTCGTATTCAAGGGTTTTAAGTCTGTTGAGTATTTTCAGTTTTTCGTAGTTGGTTATATGAGCCATACCGAGAACATCTCCGGTACCGCCAATGAAATCAACCCCCGCGGGGCTTTTCTGTATGATGTCGCCGATGCGGAAGCTTTCCTTCAGAAAATTATAAAGCCCTGTTCCCGGAAGCTTAAGCCCGACAAAATCGTGGAGATTCGCGCCGCCCAGATCCGCGTCAACAAGAAGAACCCTTCTCCCTGCCGCAGTGAGCGACATAGCTATATTCGCGGAAAAAAAACTCTTGCCTACTCCGCCTTTACCGCTGGCAACGGAAACTATCTCAGCCATAACTCCCCGCAACAATGTATTTCAGGTGTTTTGTCTGTATTTCACAGCAATATAATATATCACAAAATATGTTATAACGCCAAATATTAATCCTATCAGGTGTGTGCCGGCGAAAAAAGGGAGCAGTATGGTTCTCGCCGCTTCAAAGAGCTCTGTCAGCGAGGTATTGGTCCAGTCAATGTCTATAGGGGTATCATCGCGAAGAATCCATCTGCCGACCTTATAACAGAGAGCGTAAATAAAAACCATTGTAAAAGGATTTGT is a genomic window of Geovibrio thiophilus containing:
- the ffh gene encoding signal recognition particle protein — protein: MFNTLNEKLTAVFKGMRKQIRISEENIQDALKQVRIALLEADVNFKVVKRFIENVREKALGEAVLKSLTPDQVFIKIVHDELVNVLGGDDAAAKINLNSKPPTIIMMAGLQGAGKTTTSGKLARFFMKSGKSVLLVAADVYRPAAIDQLEILGRQIKADVYTDRSTKDVVKIASDALAYAKKTAKDLMIIDTAGRLHIDETLMDELVRTKDAVNPDEILFVADAMTGQDAVTVAKTFNDKLNATGIILTKMDGDARGGAALSIKEVTGKPLKFIAIGEKLEDFEQFYPDRMASRILGMGDIVSLVERAQDAIDPDEADDLASKIQKKGMDFEDMLKQFKMIKRMGSLESIMRLIPGLSAAGPMNVDDRQIKRIEAIIQSMTPHERKNAKILNSSRKKRIARGSGSSVNEINKLCTQLEQMNKMMKRMKQKLGSGKDLSKMNMKDIFKNM
- the rpsP gene encoding 30S ribosomal protein S16: MATKIRLMRMGRKKRPFYRIVVADSRERRDGNFIEILGYYNPVTEPAEVKIDEEKALKWLKVGAVPTDTAKNLLSKEGIIKKFHETGA
- a CDS encoding KH domain-containing protein — translated: MKELVEFIVKSLVDKPDAVRIEEVEGEKASIIELRVDNGDLGKVIGKQGRTAKAIRTILNASGVKAGKKVVLEILED
- the rimM gene encoding ribosome maturation factor RimM (Essential for efficient processing of 16S rRNA); the protein is MNFIRVGFITGSHGLDGTVKIAPNTDNPQIYADMEYLMTAKSGTVKGSYEITSVHEHGSAILMQLKGVDTKEKAQALKGLEVVIPENVLPEEGEGDIYWHKIDNAEVVDENGIYIGRLTDYLETGSNDVFVITEGGKSWMISNNEHHVLKIDTANRRITVDRAGLVSEDI
- the trmD gene encoding tRNA (guanosine(37)-N1)-methyltransferase TrmD, with protein sequence MKIYNILTIFPKMFESALSFGVVSKAADKGILEINPVDIRECAYDRHRSTDDCQYGGGHGLVMKAEPVVESVRAVKANDPSTRVIMLDPRGKTFSQKDAERLLEYESLTFICGRYEGVDERIYDLVVDESISLGDFILTGGELAAITIIDAVARLIPGVLGDENSPVEDSYSTGLLEYPHYTRPAEYEGLSVPEVLTNGHHAEIDRWRREQSLRLTFERRPDLLREAPLNDHDRAFLRKLTLDKIKSRRLYVALLHYPMKDKEKDVVATSITNMDLHDISRSCTTYGVRKYFVVTPLSAQREIAGRVIDHWLEGYGATYNANRKQAFMGTALKESLMEVLEEIERVEGQRPRIVATTARTDRANISYPQLAEATLNQPCLLMFGTGWGFTEDIFRMADNILQPIDGTGEFNHLSVRSAVAIILDRLNRNSGGLL
- the rplS gene encoding 50S ribosomal protein L19: MKNKLIASIEAEQMKKELPSFRAGDTVKVNFRIVEGNKERVQPYEGLVIRIHRNGASSTFTVRKMVGDIGVERIFPFYSPRIESVEVKRAGKVRQARLYYMRNLKGKAARIKERRKGF
- the rplM gene encoding 50S ribosomal protein L13 gives rise to the protein MKSYWAKPDDLEKKWFLVDADGLVLGRLASNIAMILMGKNKPQYTPTIDTGDFIVVINAEKFAVSGDKMVSKKYYRHSGYIGGLKERRLEEMLDKKPEDVIRLAVKRMLPKTKLGSAMLKKLKIYSGEAHPHEAQTPEKLEL
- the rpsI gene encoding 30S ribosomal protein S9; protein product: MAGYNYGTGRRKTSIARVFIKPGNGAVTINGKEPSAYFQRESLIQISLQPLAKLNVEKKFDILVTVKGGGKGGQAGAIRHGLARALTEFDAEFRAPLKKEGFLTRDARAVERKKPGLPKARKSPQFSKR
- a CDS encoding chemotaxis protein CheW yields the protein MSNLKPVNPAGLDEEFDSLEEGEIIQLVGLKLGDEEYAIDVLKIQEIIRTVEITSVPRTDSFVLGVMNLRGKVIPVVDLRVRFNLDKMDFDKETRIIVVRFDTEHIGFVVDEVTEVIRISKNMVDPTPPLVGSIGQEYILGICKYDDRLIILLDIDTVIAEGKAVAESDLRRRFLGQAAIEAKPVVNYDDVAEAVESEITDEDETGSEEAASDDDSSDDALDSIDDLIAKELAKREQETDELNKKKLTPEFHEAEGDADVEDILKDALSQSDHVVSGDEGHVVQDELDALIAMELAKREKETDDLNRQRKEQEKKNEKLGEEEFNVSSFFADQAAEVAEAEENTAEAVNEEFFGPSMEELLTAQSTTVALDDPETVQTDDIDDILREAESFEVRDEPAAAKFRDEPPAQAVKGMFIEADSLEELKHLSKKIINGDAVDLGIDIKGEIGELLRLILDTKTKVDEVDPTIVMSKESMPVVVQSLEQVNEKTEEATMNLMEAADKMTAFYSQFLNDIEDFEDLVYKKDSKGLLKSIDHIESDISLAENLGFGILHALEFQDITEQKLRKVIKSVEEVGARIGAILGIIKAKKDETGESISGATQDDIDMLLAEFGLN
- a CDS encoding P-loop NTPase, with amino-acid sequence MAEIVSVASGKGGVGKSFFSANIAMSLTAAGRRVLLVDADLGGANLHDFVGLKLPGTGLYNFLKESFRIGDIIQKSPAGVDFIGGTGDVLGMAHITNYEKLKILNRLKTLEYEYVVMDLGAGTSYNMIDFFNSADKKIMIMNSEPTSLENSYGFLKIALYRKVEQLLRKDYRFAEICKKIRSKSMNFPSLASIREAVREIDPAYVPKTEEIASSYKVGIILNMLKTKKELNVFYGFETVAKKYLSIDIEKIGFIPYDVKVSESIKLLKPFYTSLVSREVNSCIDDVRQQLLAKL
- a CDS encoding DUF2062 domain-containing protein, which produces MIRKKLRKLFQLDCSPQILAISSAVGVMIGFSPYVGFHTALAIGISFIFSLPMYPLLLGAYITNPFTMVFIYALCYKVGRWILRDDTPIDIDWTNTSLTELFEAARTILLPFFAGTHLIGLIFGVITYFVIYYIAVKYRQNT